In a genomic window of Microcebus murinus isolate Inina unplaced genomic scaffold, M.murinus_Inina_mat1.0 scaf003_hap2_Mmur4.0, whole genome shotgun sequence:
- the LOC142866362 gene encoding LOW QUALITY PROTEIN: paraneoplastic antigen Ma6F-like (The sequence of the model RefSeq protein was modified relative to this genomic sequence to represent the inferred CDS: substituted 2 bases at 2 genomic stop codons): MALATLQDWCGWMGVNAQRSLLILGIPDDCLEDEFQXALQAALWPLGRYRVLGKVFRKELGARAALVEFADYLNRSVIPRQIPGKGGPWTVIFLPQAPDADLQDRPNLPARSQGQAVARRAGEAGAAGVTGAGSEAGAAGEVGAASQEVAGEEDAPGEEEATGETGAAGEEGTASEEAAGETGAAAEEGVGEAGATGQEAGEEEEATGEAVATGEEEAPGEAGAAGEEEAAGEADAWAQQWSEALWPLLKTLAYQALRTFSRREQLGCGEESFESWLDHAKDMLCLWRHTSEREKRRRLVESLGGPALDLMCGLLAENPDTPVQDCLATLVQVFGNKDTRMTVRLKFLTCSQRPEESLFAYVLRLEDLLHEAMEKGAIHPAIADQVRARQVLLQARPNATLQDKLRRLRLERRLPGFLGLLRLVRETEAWEAALAMRQQEPFPGEERTPGDGGDSAATQAAPPVGGAAEASPACEGASEAVPDPADAAQVTPDSPGATQACPAPEEVAEASLAVQEDDSAPAPAGLSQAGPIEAPGGPLPAQMCSASGASPGGPGWVPESLAQAGDEEAEELSLEWLMSILEEXGDEDGAGDTSHPESSSGQLAQKAQGPPTSPKGPWTPSPALPGCALFWGACPYPCRPRSDPSVKHTRPPLPPPTPAASHQPPFLCKAAAWTQSTVPGGSGRQDEDGGGDEYPVTSGRRARPAMDWGLCFDVPPLLCLVAQFP; encoded by the exons ATGGCTCTGGCGACACTGCAGGACTGGTGCGGCTGGATGGGCGTGAATGCGCAGCGCTCCCTGCTCATCCTGGGCATCCCTGACGACTGCTTGGAGGACGAATTCCAGTAGGCCCTGCAGGCTGCGCTGTGGCCCCTGGGCAGGTACCGAGTGCTTGGCAAGGTCTTCAGAAAGGAGCTGGGAGCCAGGGCAGCCTTGGTCGAGTTTGCAGACTATCTAAACCGAAGTGTGATCCCCCGACAGATACCAGGCAAGGGGGGACCCTGGACtgtgatcttcctgccccaggcccctgaTGCTGACTTACAGGACAGACCCAATTTGCCTGCAAGGTCCCAGGGTCAAGCAGTGGCCAGACGGGCAGGTGAGGCAGGAGCCGCAGGTGTGACCGGAGCAGGAAGTGAGGCAGGAGCTGCAGGTGAGGTAGGAGCAGCAAGTCAAGAAGTTGCAGGTGAAGAAGACGCTCCAGGTGAGGAAGAAGCAACAGGCGAGACAGGAGCCGCAGGTGAGGAAGGAACTGCAAGTGAAGAAGCTGCAGGTGAGACAGGAGCTGCTGCTGAGGAAGGAGTAGGTGAGGCAGGAGCTACAGGTCAAGAAgctggagaagaagaagaagccacAGGTGAGGCAGTAGCCACAGGTGAGGAAGAAGCTCCAGGTgaggcaggagcagcaggtgAGGAAGAAGCTGCAGGTGAGGCAGACGCCTGGGCCCAGCAGTGGAGTGAGGCCCTGTGGCCCCTGCTAAAAACTCTGGCCTACCAGGCACTGAGAACCTTTTCCCGGAGGGAGCAGCTGGGCTGTGGAGAAGAGTCCTTTGAGAGCTGGCTGGACCACGCCAAGGACATGCTGTGCCTGTGGCGCCACACGtcagaaagggaaaagaggagacGTCTGGTGGAGAGCTTGGGCGGCCCTGCCCTGGATCTCATGTGTGGCCTCCTGGCAGAGAATCCGGACACCCCCGTGCAGGACTGCCTGGCCACGCTCGTGCAGGTGTTCGGCAACAAGGACACCCGGATGACGGTGCGGCTGAAGTTCCTGACCTGCTCGCAGCGTCCCGAGGAGAGTCTGTTTGCCTACGTGCTGCGCCTGGAAGACCTGCTGCACGAGGCCATGGAGAAGGGGGCCATCCACCCGGCCATCGCAGACCAGGTGCGAGCCCGGCAGGTGCTGCTGCAGGCCCGGCCCAACGCGACGCTGCAGGACAAGCTGCGCAGGCTGCGGCTGGAGAGGAGGCTGCCTggcttcctggggctgctgcGGCTCGTTCGGGAGACCGAGGCCTGGGAGGCTGCTCTAGCTATGAGGCAGCAGGAGCCATTCCCAGGAGAGGAAAGGACCCCTGGGGATGGTGGAGACTCAGCTGCCACCCAGGCCGCCCCTCCCGTGGGAGGTGCTGCTGAGGCCTCCCCAGCCTGTGAAGGTGCCAGCGAGGCTGTTCCTGACCCTGCAGATGCCGCCCAGGTTACTCCCGATAGCCCAGGTGCcacccaggcctgccctgcccctgaAGAGGTCGCCGAGGCCTCCCTTGCCGTTCAGGAAGACGACAGTGCCCCTGCCCCTGCGGGCCTGAGTCAAGCAGGACCCATTGAGGCCCCCGGgggccccctcccagcccagatGTGCAGTGCTTCTGGGGCGAGCCCAGGAGGTCCTGGCTGGGTGCCCGAGAGCCTTGCCCAGGCAGGGGACGAGGAGGCTGAGGAGCTCTCCCTGGAGTGGCTCATGTCCATCCTGGAGGAGTAGGGAGATGAGGACGGGGCTGGGGACACGAGCCACCCCGAGTCCTCCTCGGGCCAACTGGCTCAGAAGGCCCAGGGTCCGCCCACCTCCCCCAAGGGGCCCTGGACACCATCCCCGGCCCTTCCCG GCTGCGCCCTGTTCTGGGGAGCCTGCCCTTACCCGTGTAGGCCCCGTAGCGACCCAAGTGTCAAGCACACTcgacccccactcccacccccaaccccagccgcCAGCCACCAGCCACCGTTCCTGTGCAAAGCCGCTGCGT GGACCCAGAGCACAGTCCCAGGAGGCAGCGGAAGGCAGGACGAAGACGGTGGCGGGGATGAGTACCCCGTGACCTCGGGGAGAAGAGCCAGACCAGCGATGGACTGGGGGCTGTGCTTTGATGTCCCACCCCTGCTGTGCCTTGTGGCTCAGTTTCCTTGA